Genomic DNA from Vibrio vulnificus CMCP6:
CACAATCGGCACAGAGACATGCGGCTTCACTTTCTCAGTAACCCAAGTGAAAGCGCCACGAGGCACTTGCGTTGCGATTGTCGGTACTCGCGCTTCATGCCAGCCGATGCCAGTGTTAATGATCGTCACCCCTGCATCTTCGAGCGCTTTGGCGAGCATAATCACATCTTCAAACGTGCTGCCTTGCTCCACCAAGTCCAACATAGAAAGGCGGAAAATAATGATGAAGTCACTGCCTACCGCTTTGCGCACCGCTTTGACGATTTCCACAGCAAAGCGCATGCGTTTTTTGTAGGTACCGCCCCACTCGTCATAACGCATATTGGTACGCTTACACAGGAATTGGTTGATCAGGTAACCTTCGGAACCCATGATCTCTACCCCATCGTATCCTGCCAGTTGCGCGAGACCTGCACTGTTGGCGAACGCTTCGATGGTTTTGCGAATCTGTCTTGGGCTCATTTCGCTGGGTGCAAACTTCGCGATAGGTGCTTTGATGCCAGAGGCACTTTGCGCAAAAGGATGCATCGCGTAGCGGCCAGCATGCAGGATCTGCAGCGCGATTTTCCCGCCATGTTTGTGCACGGCTTCCGTCACCACTTTATGCGCTTGAGCGTGTTTGGGTTTACTAAATTCCGCACTCAGCGGGTGCAGACGACCGCGTAAATTCGGTGAAAAGCCGCCCGTCACGATCAGACCGACGCCACCTTTGGCACGCTCTTCGTAAAACGCAGCGAGTTTTTGTAAGCCTTCCTTATGCTCCTCAAGGCCTGTATGCATCGAACCCATGAGCACTCGATTTCGCAGTTGAGTGAATCCGAGATCCAAAGGCTGTAACAAATGTGGGTACATGGCAGACATGACAAACTTCCATTTTTATTATCGTGGTCAGACCAGAGTATGAGCTCTTATCTAAAAAATCAAACATGCGTTTACATTTTTGTAACACCGATCAATCTTAAGTGAGCTATGCCATTTGGATTATTTGCGTGTTAAGCTTTGATAACTGTTATCTTTTGCATGACTTATTGATGGCGTTGGTGCCAGTTTGGCGATCATATCGATCTTTCATGTGAATGGTTGAGGCATCTCGTTACGGAGAAACAATGAAATCATTATTCAAACTCATCGGTTTGGTTTTTAAAGGAATATGGAAAGCCATTACCTTTGTGCGTCTCGCACTCACCAACCTGATTTTTCTACTGTCTGTTGCGCTCGTTTACTTTGTCTATTTCTACGGCCATGACACTCAGCCTCAGGTTGAGCAGCCTTCCGCATTGGTGCTAAACCTATCCGGCCCTATCGTCGAACAAAGCCTTTATATCAATCCGATGGATTCTTTCACCAGCTCATTGTTTGGTGAAGAAATTCCTAAAGAGAACGTGTTGTTTGATGTCGTGGACACCATTCGCTACGCCAAAGACGACGAGAAGATCACTGGTTTGGTGTTGTCGTTACGCGATATGCCTGAGACCAACCTCACCAAGCTGCGTTACATTGCCAAAGCACTCAATGAATTCAAAGCCTCGGGTAAGCCCATTTACGCCGTCGGCGCTTTCTATAATCAAAGCCAATACTACCTTGCTAGCTACGCCGATAAAATTTATCTCGCGCCTGATGGCGGGGTAATGCTGAAAGGCTATAGCGCTTTTAATCTCTATTACAAAACGCTCCTCGAAAAGCTCGATGTGACAACGCATGTTTTCCGTGTTGGCACTTATAAATCTGCGATTGAGCCGTTTGTACGTGATGATATGTCACCTGCTGCTAAGGAATCTGCGACACGTTGGTTAACGCAACTGTGGGGCGCTTTCGTGGACGATGTGGCGAATAATCGCAACATCGACCCAAAAACACTCAATCCTTCGATGGAAGAGTTTTTGTCTCAGTTGAAATCCGTCAACGGCGATCTCGCGGCCCTTTCCATCAAACTTGGTTTGGTCGATGAGCTCGCAACTCGCCAACAACTGAGAGCGCAACTAGCCGAGAAGTTTGGCGCGAGCGGGGATGACAGCTACAAAGCCATCAGCTACTACGACTACCGAGCAACCATGCACGATAACTTTGATGTGAATGCCGATGATATTGCCGTTGTCGTCGCCAGCGGCACCATCATGGATGGTCAACAACCGCGTGGCACAGTGGGCGGCGACACCGTTGCCGGATTACTGCGTCAAGCTCGTAATGATGACAAAGTAAAAGCGGTGGTATTGCGTGTGGATAGCCCCGGAGGCAGCGCATTCGCTTCGGAAGTGATTCGTAACGAAGTTCAGGCGTTAAAAGACGCTGGCAAGCCAATTGTGGTGTCCATGTCTAGCCTAGCTGCATCCGGCGGATATTGGATTTCCATGAGCGCGGATAAGATTATTGCTCAACCCACCACGCTTACTGGCTCGATTGGTATTTTTAGCGTCATTACTACCTTTGAAAAAGGCTTCAATAAACTCGGTATCTACACTGATGGTGTCGGTACATCGCCATTCTCTGGTGAAGGCATCTCGACAGGTCTTTCAAAAGGGGCGTCACAAGCCTTCCAAATGGGCATTGAACACGGTTACCAACGTTTTATCAGCCTAGTCGGTGATAATCGCGATCTGTCATTGGACGCAGTGGATAAAGTGGCTCAAGGCCGAGTGTGGACCGGCTACGATGCACTGCAACACGGTCTGGTTGACCAAATCGGCGACTTCGATGACGCCGTTGCTGAAGCGGCAAAAATGGCTCAACTAGAGAACTACAACCTTTACTGGGTCGAAGAGCCGCTCTCACCGACTGAGCAGTTTATCCAAGAGTTTATGAAGCAAGTGAAAATCTCTATGGGCGTCGATATTCAAAGCATACTGCCACCGAGCTTACAGCCTGTCGCCCAACAAATGGAGCAGCACGCTTCGCTGTTGCAAAATTTTAACGATCCGAAAGGCTACTACGCCTTCTGTTTGAACTGCGAAGTGCAGTAGAAGTAAGAAGTGAGAGGCATCTGTGTAGCAGATGCCTCTTTTTCTTAGCCAAGTTTTCGCTATAATCGCCGCTCTGTTCCCCTACACCTAAGTGATCACTCACTATGACAAGAAAACACATCTATATTGCCTACACTGGCGGTACTATCGGCATGAAGAAGTCTGATCATGGCTACATTCCTGTCGCTGGTTTCATGGAAAAGCAGTTAGCAAACATGCCGGAATTCCATCGCCCAGAAATGCCGCAATACACCATTCACGAATACGAACCATTGATGGACTCTTCAGATATGACCCCTGAAGATTGGCAACACATTGCCAACGACATTCGTGACAACTATGACAAATACGATGGTTTCGTTATCCTACACGGCACCGACACCATGGCGTATACCGCTTCGGCGCTCTCCTTCATGTTGGAAAACCTTGGTAAGCCAGTCATTGTCACAGGCTCTCAAATTCCCTTGGCGGAACTGCGCTCTGACGGTCAAGCAAATCTGCTTAACGCACTACATATTGCAGCCAATTACCCAATCAACGAAGTCACGTTGTTCTTCAATAATCAGTTGATGCGCGGCAACCGCAGTGTGAAATCGCACGCAGATGGTTTTAATGCGTTTACATCGCCAAACTTACCGCCTCTGCTTGAAGCAGGGATCAACATCCAGATCAGCAACAGCATCAAAGTCGGCGCGCAACCAGAAGGCGAATTCAAAGTTCATAACATCACCCCGCAACCTATCGGTGTGATCACCATGTACCCAGGCATCTCACACGAAGTGATTCGCAACACCTTACTGCAGCCAGTGAATGCGATGATTCTGTTGACCTTTGGTGTGGGCAACGCGCCACAAAATCCAGAGCTATTGGCCCATCTTAAAGAAGCGTCTGAACGCGGCGTGATTGTTGTCAACTTAACGCAATGTTTAGCGGGTAAAGTGAATATGGGTGGTTATGCAACTGGCTGCGCCCTCGCAGAAGCAGGCGTGATCAGCGGTTACGATATGACGCCTGAAGCAGCCTTAGCAAAACTTCACTACCTATTGAGTCAAAATCTGTCTTATGAAGAAGTGAAAGCACAAATGCAGCAAGTGCTGCGTGGTGAGATGAGCTTATAAAGTAAAAACCAAGAACCTGGATCTATTCTAGGTTCTAGGTTCTAGGTTCTTTAACGACTAATCTCTATTTGGATTAACGCGGACAATATCTTCCTGACCCGATTGAAACTGTTTTTTCAGCTCTGCTTTCGACTTAAAGCAGATTTCCCCACCCGCAGCCACTGACATATGCTCAGCATCAATATTGTGCTTAGATTGATACAACATCACAGCTTGCATACAGGAATCTCGCTGTGTTTGTGAAAGTGGTGTACCCTCTGGCCAACGTCCTGTTTCTACTGCATACGTCAGACGTTGGTAAACTTCTGGTGTCATTGCGCTGAGTAGCTGCTCTGTGTTCATAACATACCTTTACACTAACATTTTGTTCACAGAACATATCTGGATACTAAACTGAGTCAAGAAACAGTAAATAAATTGTTGTAATGGATCACAAGCAAATCACCATGAGTAAAAAAACTTGGCTATTCGCCCTTAGCATACCGCTGCTACTCAGTGGCTGCTTAGAAGGCAACAAAACCACGGAAGAACTGTGTCAATCACAACCAGGGCTACGCTGTGAAAAACTGAATATGGATGACGGGCAGTGCCGTGTTGCACGTACTGACCTCATTTGGCACCGCTTTGAGGTGCTGAAAAACCCATCCGACAGTAACAAGATTAAGGAATACAAGCTAACCGCAGAGTATCGCAAGTGCTTGGAGTTGGCTTCGCAAATTACACCCATCGATCAAAGTGCGTTAAAACAAAAACGTTTTAATGCGCTGGTGCATAGCATCTCTGAGCTTGAACGTATTGTGCAAGAACTTAGCTCTTCACGTGAACCTGAAAGCCTCTATTTCCTCTGGAGCCAGACCGGCAATACCAATGCACGTCGCCAGTTTTTACAGATGGAAGGTACACCTGCGCTAGAAACCGCTGAAATGCAATACGCCTTGGCAACGTTTTATACCACACGTGATCAAACGAAAACCATCCAACTGCTTAATCATTCTCTCGAGCTGACTAAAGACGGTAAAGTGAATACCGAAGCGTTAAAATCATTGGCAAGTACCCATCAAGGGTTACGTCAAATGAAGCAAGCTTACGTTTGGGCAATGGTCGCAAAAGAGTTTGATGTGCCCTTAGCCACAGAGCGAGAAATGCAACTGATGTTTGGCTTTAGTGCGCAGGAGTACAAACAGTTGGATGCTTTAGCTGAGCAAGTGGCATCCGCACTCGAAAAAGGGCAATACCGCTCTATGATGATCCCGAGTGACTTGTAGCCTGATACCTTCGTAGCCACACGCTGATGACAATGCAGCTTTAGTTCAGCGCTTCTTTCAAAGAACGACGCACTCAAACAAAAACCTTCCACATGGAAGGTTTTTGTCTCTTGGTTACTCACGCCATTTTGACTCTTTCAGTATGATAGCAAGACACGATATGACTGAAAGCGGGGAACAGCGTTCGGTGAAAAATCACTCATTAGTTTCAATTTTGTTGAAAATTAACGACACTGAATTGACACAAAAACGTTCTCCGGTTGTTTTAGGTCCATCAGGAAAAACGTGCCCTAAGTGGCTATCGCATCGTGCACAGCGGATCTCTACTCGCTTCATTCCGTGACTAAAATCATCTAAATACAGGACAGCCGTCTCATTAATCGGCGCATCAAAACTTGGCCAACCACAGCCTGAGTCGTATTTGTTAACAGAAGAAAACAGCGGCGCATGACAGCAAGTGCATGCATATTCTCCGCTGTCTTTATTGTGCAGTAGCTTGCCACTAAAAGGAGGTTCGGTTCCTTGCTCACGACACACATGATATTCCTGTTCAGACAACTGCTCACGCCATTGCTGGTCTGACTTGAGCACAACTTTACTTTCTTTTGTCACGTCACTAATTTCCCTTTTTCTTATTAATGTTGACGACTTTTTGTGCAAAAAACTTGCGGAGCATCATGGTTGTAGCACATACTTTCTCACCATCATGTCCTATGTTTTAAAATTGCTTAGAGCACCTGCTCTTGAGTTATTTTACGCCAATTGGTGAGTAGAATAACCGGTTCAAAGTTTAAAAAACGAGCATTTGCAAAGAATTGTTAAAAAAAGCGTCGCTTTTTTTTGACTTTAAACAAGTTAAGTCCGATTATCACTTGCAGATGTTTACTGGATTCTGTAATTTTACTACCAGTTATCTTTAATCAGAAATTAAGTTGTGGAGCAACTATAATGACTATCAAAGTAGGTATTAACGGTTTTGGCCGTATCGGTCGTTTCGTTTTCCGTGCAGCGCAAGAGCGTGCTGACATCGAAGTTGTAGGTATCAACGACCTTATCGACGTAGATTACATGGCTTACATGTTGAAATACGACTCAACTCACGGCCGTTTCAACGGTACTGTTGAAGTTGAAGGCGGTAACCTAATCGTTAACGGTAAAACTGTACGTGTAACTGCTGAGCGTAACCCAGAAGATCTAAAATGGGATGCAATCGGTGTTGACGTAGTAGCTGAAGCAACTGGTCTATTCCTAGACGACGCAACAGCTCGTAAACACATCACAGCTGGTGCTAAGAAAGTTGTTCTAACTGGTCCTTCTAAAGATGCGACTCCAATGTTCGTAATGGGTGTTAACCACACTTCTTACGCTGGTCAAGACATCGTTTCTAACGCTTCTTGTACTACTAACTGTCTAGCTCCTATCGCTAAAGTTCTTAACGACAAGTTCGGTATCGAATCTGGTCTTATGACTACAGTTCACGCTACTACAGCAACTCAAAAAACTGTAGACGGTCCTTCTGCTAAAGACTGGCGCGGTGGTCGTGGTGCTTCTCAGAACATCATCCCATCTTCAACTGGTGCAGCTAAAGCAGTAGGCGTTGTTCTTCCAGAACTAAACGGCAAACTAACTGGTATGGCTTTCCGCGTACCAACTGCTAACGTTTCTGTAGTTGACCTAACTGTTAACCTTAAGAACGGCGCATCTTACGAAGCTATCTGTGCAGCAATGAAAGAAGCTTCTGAAGGCGAACTAAAAGGCGTTCTAGGTTACACTGAAGATGCAGTAGTTTCTCAAGACTTCATCGGTGAAGTTCAAACTTCTGTATTCGATGCTAAAGCTGGTATCGCTCTAACTGATAACTTCGTTAAAGTTGTATCTTGGTACGACAACGAAATCGGTTACTCAAACAAAGTTCTAGACCTAATTGCTCACATCTCTAAGTAATTTCTACTTAGTAAAATAAGCACTTAGCGAAGAATTTCGTTAGACAAAAAGGCGACCTTAGGTCGCCTTTTTAGTATCACGGATTTGAGGTTAGCAATGGAGCTTTAGACTCTCTGCAGTGTCTGACTTCACGGTCCGTTTCTAAAACGAATCTTTTGAAACTGATTGTTAAGGAAATTCAGATGGATCTTAATTCACTTCCGGCGCTGACTGTCCTGTCTGATTGCGTCACCATTGTTGAAAAAGACAATGTCAAAATTGTTCGTGTGATTCACGAGAAAGCAACCGCAGGTATCTCTTTGTTTGGCGGCCATGTTGTCTCCTATCAGCCGACGGGTACAGCTGACGTCATTTGGATGAGTGACAAGGCAGTATTTGATGGAAAAACTGCGCTGCGCGGCGGCATTCCGGTTTGTTGGCCTTGGTTTGGCCGCATTGCAGCACCTGCACACGGCTTTGCTCGCACTTCAGAGTGGGAACTGGTTGAACACCGCGAAAACGACAACGGTGTGATCGTGGAACTCGCCTTGTTCCCGACAGAAGAATCGCACAATCTCTGGCCTCATATGTTTGATGTTCGCCTAATCGTCGAGATCGGCGATGAACTGAAAGTGTCACTCAACATTCTTAATATTGATGACGACGCATTCACTTTCTCGGGCGCTCTGCATACCTATTTGAACGTCGGTGATATTGAACAAACTCAAACTATGGGCATGGGCTCTGAGTACATTGACAGTTTGAAAGCGGGCGAACTATGCAATGGCGGTGAAGTTTTACAATTGACCGACACGATCGATCGCGTCTACACGCAACCTGAGAAAGAGATTGTGGTTAAAGACCCAGTCATTGAACGTACTCTGTGCATTGAAAACCAAGGTCACAACAGCGCCGTGCTCTGGAACCCTTGGGCTCAAGGTGCCGCTGGCATGGCGGACATGAGCGATGACGGTTACAAAACCATGCTGTGTGTAGAATCCACTCTGCATGCAGACAGTATTACTCAGGGCAAAACGCTCAACCCTGGCGAAAGTCACCAGTTAATCACTGTGCTTTCTGCGCGCTAAAACTGATCACCGCACAAAACGCAGTGGCAAACGTTCACTGCGTTGTTTATCCCATCAATATTCGTGGTCATTCCATCACCACAAATGAGCAATTACTTAATAAATATCAATTAATTCTATCAATCTTCGGCTATTATCCCTTCCATTATTACAATCTATTCTTTCAAACATACATCGTGTAGAGGCTGCTGATTTCAGCAGGAATAACAGTGCTAGAAAAATATAAAAATCAAAGCGTCGGTTTTCAGTTAAAACTGGTGATTACGCTATGCCTTATCATCGCCTTTGGCGGAACCGCCACTCTTGTCTATCGTAATGCATCTGACGTGCTACTCGAAAACACGCTTCGGGAACACCAATCAAAAGTGGAATCCATGGCAGCAACCATTGCTGGCCAATTT
This window encodes:
- a CDS encoding DUF2989 domain-containing protein → MSKKTWLFALSIPLLLSGCLEGNKTTEELCQSQPGLRCEKLNMDDGQCRVARTDLIWHRFEVLKNPSDSNKIKEYKLTAEYRKCLELASQITPIDQSALKQKRFNALVHSISELERIVQELSSSREPESLYFLWSQTGNTNARRQFLQMEGTPALETAEMQYALATFYTTRDQTKTIQLLNHSLELTKDGKVNTEALKSLASTHQGLRQMKQAYVWAMVAKEFDVPLATEREMQLMFGFSAQEYKQLDALAEQVASALEKGQYRSMMIPSDL
- a CDS encoding D-hexose-6-phosphate mutarotase, which gives rise to MDLNSLPALTVLSDCVTIVEKDNVKIVRVIHEKATAGISLFGGHVVSYQPTGTADVIWMSDKAVFDGKTALRGGIPVCWPWFGRIAAPAHGFARTSEWELVEHRENDNGVIVELALFPTEESHNLWPHMFDVRLIVEIGDELKVSLNILNIDDDAFTFSGALHTYLNVGDIEQTQTMGMGSEYIDSLKAGELCNGGEVLQLTDTIDRVYTQPEKEIVVKDPVIERTLCIENQGHNSAVLWNPWAQGAAGMADMSDDGYKTMLCVESTLHADSITQGKTLNPGESHQLITVLSAR
- the msrB gene encoding peptide-methionine (R)-S-oxide reductase MsrB, producing MTKESKVVLKSDQQWREQLSEQEYHVCREQGTEPPFSGKLLHNKDSGEYACTCCHAPLFSSVNKYDSGCGWPSFDAPINETAVLYLDDFSHGMKRVEIRCARCDSHLGHVFPDGPKTTGERFCVNSVSLIFNKIETNE
- a CDS encoding YeaC family protein; protein product: MNTEQLLSAMTPEVYQRLTYAVETGRWPEGTPLSQTQRDSCMQAVMLYQSKHNIDAEHMSVAAGGEICFKSKAELKKQFQSGQEDIVRVNPNRD
- the sppA gene encoding signal peptide peptidase SppA — encoded protein: MKSLFKLIGLVFKGIWKAITFVRLALTNLIFLLSVALVYFVYFYGHDTQPQVEQPSALVLNLSGPIVEQSLYINPMDSFTSSLFGEEIPKENVLFDVVDTIRYAKDDEKITGLVLSLRDMPETNLTKLRYIAKALNEFKASGKPIYAVGAFYNQSQYYLASYADKIYLAPDGGVMLKGYSAFNLYYKTLLEKLDVTTHVFRVGTYKSAIEPFVRDDMSPAAKESATRWLTQLWGAFVDDVANNRNIDPKTLNPSMEEFLSQLKSVNGDLAALSIKLGLVDELATRQQLRAQLAEKFGASGDDSYKAISYYDYRATMHDNFDVNADDIAVVVASGTIMDGQQPRGTVGGDTVAGLLRQARNDDKVKAVVLRVDSPGGSAFASEVIRNEVQALKDAGKPIVVSMSSLAASGGYWISMSADKIIAQPTTLTGSIGIFSVITTFEKGFNKLGIYTDGVGTSPFSGEGISTGLSKGASQAFQMGIEHGYQRFISLVGDNRDLSLDAVDKVAQGRVWTGYDALQHGLVDQIGDFDDAVAEAAKMAQLENYNLYWVEEPLSPTEQFIQEFMKQVKISMGVDIQSILPPSLQPVAQQMEQHASLLQNFNDPKGYYAFCLNCEVQ
- the gap gene encoding type I glyceraldehyde-3-phosphate dehydrogenase, which codes for MTIKVGINGFGRIGRFVFRAAQERADIEVVGINDLIDVDYMAYMLKYDSTHGRFNGTVEVEGGNLIVNGKTVRVTAERNPEDLKWDAIGVDVVAEATGLFLDDATARKHITAGAKKVVLTGPSKDATPMFVMGVNHTSYAGQDIVSNASCTTNCLAPIAKVLNDKFGIESGLMTTVHATTATQKTVDGPSAKDWRGGRGASQNIIPSSTGAAKAVGVVLPELNGKLTGMAFRVPTANVSVVDLTVNLKNGASYEAICAAMKEASEGELKGVLGYTEDAVVSQDFIGEVQTSVFDAKAGIALTDNFVKVVSWYDNEIGYSNKVLDLIAHISK
- the ansA gene encoding asparaginase, whose amino-acid sequence is MTRKHIYIAYTGGTIGMKKSDHGYIPVAGFMEKQLANMPEFHRPEMPQYTIHEYEPLMDSSDMTPEDWQHIANDIRDNYDKYDGFVILHGTDTMAYTASALSFMLENLGKPVIVTGSQIPLAELRSDGQANLLNALHIAANYPINEVTLFFNNQLMRGNRSVKSHADGFNAFTSPNLPPLLEAGINIQISNSIKVGAQPEGEFKVHNITPQPIGVITMYPGISHEVIRNTLLQPVNAMILLTFGVGNAPQNPELLAHLKEASERGVIVVNLTQCLAGKVNMGGYATGCALAEAGVISGYDMTPEAALAKLHYLLSQNLSYEEVKAQMQQVLRGEMSL